Proteins encoded within one genomic window of Dyadobacter chenhuakuii:
- a CDS encoding SIMPL domain-containing protein, whose product MKKIVLSSLLAMTALFPAFSQIKYEQQVVAPKIEVAGFAELEIVPDEIYFNISLQEYFEDEKNQKNKVIISTLEKQLLKAVEEAGLPKDALSISGLGGYQNYTDKKKKPATFLESKQYELKVSSPEKLDGILSKVESRGVQYANVSRVDHSKREELKKQVKIDALKAAKVKAEYLVASLDEKLGKVLEIKELDENLYFPQPVFAKANMRTLAQAESADMVADSQVQYQKIKISYRMQAAFEIK is encoded by the coding sequence ATGAAAAAAATTGTTTTGAGTTCCCTGCTTGCTATGACCGCTTTGTTCCCTGCTTTTTCGCAAATCAAATATGAACAACAGGTCGTTGCACCAAAGATTGAAGTAGCAGGTTTTGCCGAATTGGAAATTGTGCCGGACGAAATTTACTTCAATATCTCACTGCAGGAATATTTTGAAGATGAAAAAAACCAAAAGAACAAGGTCATCATCAGCACTTTGGAAAAACAGCTTTTGAAAGCAGTTGAAGAGGCCGGGTTGCCCAAAGATGCGCTTTCTATCAGTGGATTAGGGGGTTATCAAAATTACACAGATAAGAAAAAGAAGCCTGCTACATTCCTTGAGAGCAAGCAGTATGAGCTGAAAGTGAGCAGTCCTGAGAAGTTGGACGGCATTTTGTCAAAAGTTGAAAGCCGCGGTGTGCAGTATGCGAATGTGAGTCGGGTGGACCATTCAAAAAGAGAAGAATTAAAGAAGCAGGTTAAAATCGACGCATTGAAAGCAGCCAAAGTAAAAGCGGAATATCTGGTTGCTTCGCTGGACGAAAAGCTTGGTAAAGTGCTTGAAATTAAAGAACTGGACGAAAACCTGTACTTTCCTCAGCCTGTTTTTGCGAAGGCCAATATGAGAACATTGGCGCAAGCAGAATCAGCGGATATGGTAGCGG
- a CDS encoding MarR family winged helix-turn-helix transcriptional regulator, which yields MTHHSDQRAYFFKIDTTIKKIRNALQKQLTEAGFDLTVDQWVLIDHIFRRQGISQNELAELTFKDPPTVTRIIDLLEKKGLVERGPAAGDRRKFNLFLTKTGESTYNEAFPIVADIRRKGWGSLNDSDYQHFVRIMDSIYQNFT from the coding sequence ATGACGCATCATTCTGATCAGCGTGCCTATTTTTTTAAAATAGATACGACTATCAAAAAAATCCGAAATGCTTTACAAAAACAGCTGACGGAGGCCGGTTTTGACCTTACAGTGGATCAGTGGGTGCTAATAGATCATATTTTCAGACGGCAGGGAATCAGTCAGAACGAGCTTGCTGAGCTTACGTTTAAAGATCCGCCAACGGTCACACGCATCATTGATCTGCTGGAAAAAAAGGGGTTGGTGGAACGCGGACCGGCTGCCGGGGACAGAAGAAAATTCAATTTGTTCCTGACCAAAACAGGCGAATCAACCTATAATGAGGCTTTTCCTATTGTTGCAGACATTCGCCGAAAGGGTTGGGGAAGTTTGAATGATTCCGATTATCAGCACTTTGTCCGAATTATGGACTCGATTTATCAGAATTTTACCTGA
- a CDS encoding phosphoenolpyruvate carboxylase — protein MNNSFQDAVVTKYNIFNSLFLSLPYRGIFQTGSLLPILTQQSEIGFQEGKTPREIIEHFFSELLETATPKERTDLLFAFIQYIERQVVLFDSVEDAAFDQTHDLTGKGSVNYLTDRLDNDELKKKLLTKLEDFSVRIVLTAHPTQFYSGKVLGIINDLEDAIKENDFTEVNQLLLQLGKTAFINHEKPTPFDEAVSLCWFLENVYYDAIPSILEKLINGLGMSVHDWPYPNVYRLGFWPGGDRDGNPFVNPEITLQVAARLRETLLRGYYRDLRQLKRRLTFKGVDEAISLAERKMNSTIFGPFEEGYANAQELIDEFLKAREVLVSKHQGLFVELLDNFILKLNIFGFFFASLDVRQDSRKHAKAWEDILKRLEKKIPLLKYSDYEGWDEAKKIDLLLSLNIPLRDEDYEDELTKDILGSIRAIKTIQAQNGEKGAHRYVISNNTSALNVMQVVALAKNLIADESGKLALDVVPLFETVDDLANAPEIMRTLYQNEFYRNHLQNRENHQTIMVGFSDGTKDGGYLRANWSIYRAKEELTKVSREFGIKVTFFDGRGGPPARGGGNNHNFYSSLGTDIEDKEIQLTVQGQTISSNYGTVTTAMYNLERLFTAGLENHLFRGNRVEDELNEEDKVLIEEMAALAYDSYLDLKNHPMFVKYLDKKTPLRFYGQTNIGSRPTKRGNDDEGLKFEDLRAIPFVGSWAQMKQNVPGFYGFGTAIEQMSKDGKKETISQLYKKSLFFRTLIENSMQSLSKAFFPATKYLRDEPDYKEFWDKMYDEFLLTRDQLLEVSGQKELLDSNNVTKVSIKTRERIVLPLITIQQYALQMLAEDPKNLPVDVETYNQLIMRAMFGIINAARNSA, from the coding sequence ATGAATAACAGTTTCCAGGACGCGGTTGTAACGAAGTACAATATATTTAATAGTCTTTTTCTGAGTTTGCCCTATCGTGGTATTTTTCAGACGGGATCATTGCTCCCCATACTAACGCAGCAGAGTGAGATCGGATTTCAGGAGGGAAAGACGCCACGGGAGATCATAGAGCACTTTTTTTCAGAATTACTGGAAACTGCTACACCAAAAGAAAGGACAGATCTGCTCTTTGCTTTTATCCAATATATAGAAAGGCAAGTTGTACTTTTCGACTCTGTGGAGGATGCTGCATTTGATCAGACGCACGATCTGACTGGCAAAGGATCGGTTAATTATCTGACAGATCGCCTGGATAATGATGAGCTCAAAAAGAAGCTGCTTACCAAGCTCGAAGATTTCAGTGTACGGATCGTGCTTACTGCGCACCCGACACAGTTTTATTCGGGTAAAGTGCTTGGAATCATTAATGATCTCGAAGATGCAATCAAAGAAAATGACTTTACGGAAGTAAACCAGCTGCTCCTGCAATTGGGTAAAACCGCATTCATTAACCACGAAAAACCCACGCCTTTTGATGAAGCGGTGAGCCTTTGCTGGTTTTTGGAAAATGTATATTATGACGCCATCCCATCCATTCTTGAAAAACTGATCAATGGCCTGGGAATGAGCGTCCACGACTGGCCTTACCCGAATGTTTATCGGCTAGGCTTCTGGCCGGGCGGTGACCGGGATGGTAACCCGTTCGTGAATCCGGAAATTACGCTGCAAGTTGCGGCAAGATTGCGGGAAACGCTTTTGAGAGGTTATTATCGTGATTTGAGACAATTGAAGCGCCGCCTGACTTTCAAAGGTGTGGACGAAGCGATCAGTTTGGCAGAACGCAAGATGAACAGCACCATTTTCGGGCCGTTTGAAGAGGGTTATGCCAATGCGCAGGAATTAATTGATGAATTTCTGAAAGCCCGTGAGGTTTTGGTTTCCAAACATCAGGGGCTGTTTGTGGAATTGCTAGACAACTTCATCCTTAAACTAAACATTTTCGGATTCTTCTTTGCTAGCCTGGATGTGCGCCAGGACAGCCGTAAACATGCAAAAGCGTGGGAAGATATCCTTAAAAGGCTGGAAAAGAAGATTCCGTTGCTGAAATACAGTGACTATGAAGGCTGGGATGAGGCGAAGAAAATAGACCTTTTGCTTTCTCTGAACATTCCGTTGCGGGATGAAGATTATGAAGACGAGCTGACCAAGGACATTCTGGGTTCTATCCGCGCTATCAAAACGATTCAGGCACAGAATGGTGAAAAAGGCGCTCACCGTTATGTGATCAGCAATAACACCTCTGCATTGAATGTAATGCAGGTCGTTGCGCTTGCTAAAAACCTGATTGCGGATGAAAGCGGAAAGCTTGCGCTGGACGTGGTTCCGCTTTTTGAAACCGTTGATGACCTTGCGAATGCACCAGAGATCATGCGGACATTGTATCAAAACGAGTTTTACCGCAACCATTTGCAAAACCGCGAAAACCACCAAACTATAATGGTTGGGTTTTCTGATGGAACAAAAGATGGCGGTTACTTACGGGCGAACTGGTCAATTTACCGCGCAAAAGAAGAATTAACGAAAGTATCTCGTGAATTTGGAATCAAGGTTACATTCTTTGACGGCCGCGGAGGCCCTCCTGCGCGCGGTGGTGGCAACAACCATAATTTTTATTCTTCGCTCGGAACAGACATTGAGGATAAAGAAATCCAGCTTACTGTTCAGGGACAGACGATTAGCTCTAATTACGGAACAGTAACCACGGCCATGTACAATTTGGAAAGATTGTTCACGGCAGGGCTTGAAAACCACTTGTTTAGAGGAAATCGTGTTGAAGACGAGCTGAATGAAGAGGATAAAGTCCTTATTGAAGAGATGGCGGCATTGGCCTATGACTCTTATCTGGATCTGAAAAATCATCCGATGTTTGTCAAATATCTGGACAAAAAGACGCCGTTGCGCTTTTATGGACAAACCAACATTGGCAGTCGCCCTACGAAGCGTGGGAACGATGATGAAGGCCTGAAATTCGAAGATTTACGTGCTATCCCGTTCGTGGGATCCTGGGCGCAGATGAAGCAGAATGTGCCAGGCTTTTACGGATTCGGAACAGCGATCGAACAGATGTCGAAAGACGGTAAGAAGGAGACTATTTCGCAATTGTATAAAAAATCATTGTTTTTCAGGACATTGATCGAGAATTCGATGCAGTCATTGTCCAAAGCATTTTTCCCGGCAACCAAATATCTGCGCGATGAGCCCGATTACAAGGAGTTCTGGGATAAAATGTACGATGAGTTTTTACTGACAAGAGACCAACTGCTTGAAGTTTCCGGGCAAAAAGAGCTTCTGGATAGCAACAATGTCACTAAGGTTTCCATTAAAACCCGTGAGCGGATCGTTTTACCATTGATCACCATCCAGCAATATGCATTGCAAATGCTGGCAGAAGATCCGAAGAATCTTCCGGTGGACGTGGAAACATACAACCAGCTCATTATGCGGGCCATGTTTGGGATTATCAACGCGGCGAGGAATTCGGCGTAG
- a CDS encoding tyrosine-type recombinase/integrase, whose product MITSFIDFLKFEKRASVHTVKSYQTDLDQFQKYLLFQYELDKPEEAKAPMLRSWIVSLMEEGMNPSSINRKIASLRTFYGFLKRKKAVSQDPTKILSALKTRKKLPAFVEEKSMETLFMPDTFTDDFEGVRDRTIMELLYGSGIRLSELVSLEIKDLNLPARTIRVFGKRSKERVVPISTSLANLLFQYLTLRAPEEDTECLILTNSGKAVYPVFIQRTVEKYLSAVTTLSQKSPHVLRHTYATHLLNRGADLNAIKELLGHANLAATQIYTHNSIEKLKKTHQQAHPKA is encoded by the coding sequence ATGATAACCTCATTTATTGATTTTCTGAAATTTGAAAAACGCGCCAGTGTTCATACTGTAAAGTCTTATCAGACGGATTTGGACCAGTTTCAGAAATATCTGTTATTTCAATACGAGCTGGATAAGCCCGAAGAGGCAAAGGCACCCATGCTGAGGTCCTGGATAGTAAGTTTGATGGAAGAGGGCATGAATCCATCTTCTATTAATCGCAAAATCGCGTCACTCAGAACATTTTATGGATTTTTGAAGCGTAAAAAGGCGGTTTCCCAAGATCCCACTAAAATTCTCTCAGCGCTGAAAACGCGCAAAAAGCTGCCTGCTTTTGTTGAAGAAAAATCCATGGAAACGCTTTTCATGCCCGATACTTTTACCGACGACTTTGAGGGAGTCCGCGACCGCACCATTATGGAGCTGTTATATGGAAGCGGGATCCGGCTTTCGGAATTGGTTTCGCTTGAAATAAAAGATCTGAATCTTCCCGCCAGGACGATCCGAGTGTTTGGGAAAAGGTCAAAGGAGCGTGTCGTTCCTATTTCTACATCTCTGGCAAATTTACTTTTTCAATATCTGACATTGCGTGCGCCCGAGGAGGATACGGAATGCTTGATATTAACCAATTCAGGCAAAGCAGTTTATCCCGTCTTTATACAGCGAACGGTTGAAAAATATTTGTCGGCCGTCACCACATTGTCGCAAAAAAGCCCGCACGTATTGCGTCATACCTATGCCACACATTTGCTTAACCGGGGCGCGGATCTTAATGCGATTAAGGAGCTTCTGGGTCATGCTAACCTGGCTGCAACGCAGATTTACACGCACAACTCTATCGAAAAGCTTAAAAAAACGCATCAGCAAGCCCATCCAAAAGCCTGA
- the rpsU gene encoding 30S ribosomal protein S21: MLIINIKDNESIDRALKRYKKKFERTGTMRQLRARTAFEKPSVRRRFEVLRAVYKEKTYGHLED; the protein is encoded by the coding sequence ATGCTTATTATAAACATTAAAGACAACGAATCGATTGACCGCGCTCTTAAGCGTTACAAGAAGAAATTTGAAAGAACTGGTACTATGCGCCAGCTTCGTGCTCGTACTGCTTTCGAAAAACCATCTGTAAGACGTCGTTTCGAAGTTTTGCGTGCCGTATACAAAGAAAAAACTTACGGTCATTTAGAAGACTAG
- a CDS encoding Ppx/GppA phosphatase family protein, translating to MSSRLGIIDLGTNTFHLLIVDKNGDAVTNIFHDSRPARIGLGGINKKIITEEALQRALTVLTYFRQKLDEFNVPDEKTFAFGTSAIRNAENQQDFCAEILSKTGITITVIDGNREAEYIYKGVRRGADLGDSPSLIMDIGGGSVEFIIGNRSQIFWKQSFEIGGQRLMERFMRNDPLSQGDSKNLYNYFEEKLIPLANAVHQYSPDKLVGSSGTFDTLVDIDFHFRTNERPPKNQTDFSLALEEFYRAYALILTGNHDERMQIPGMIELRVDMIVVAVCLIDYVLKSYGIKKIQVSSYALKEGVLAEVLAEKTA from the coding sequence ATGAGCTCGCGACTGGGAATTATTGACTTAGGAACAAACACTTTTCACCTGCTCATTGTCGATAAAAACGGAGATGCTGTCACCAATATATTTCATGATAGCAGACCGGCAAGGATCGGATTGGGAGGAATCAACAAAAAGATCATTACGGAGGAAGCCTTGCAGCGTGCACTGACCGTCCTGACTTATTTCCGGCAAAAGCTGGACGAGTTCAATGTTCCCGATGAGAAAACTTTCGCTTTCGGCACCAGTGCCATCCGGAATGCAGAGAATCAGCAGGATTTTTGTGCTGAAATCCTTTCCAAAACAGGCATTACGATCACTGTGATCGACGGCAACCGCGAAGCCGAATACATTTATAAAGGAGTCCGACGCGGTGCAGACCTTGGCGATTCACCTTCACTGATCATGGATATTGGCGGTGGAAGCGTAGAGTTCATCATCGGCAACAGGTCGCAGATTTTCTGGAAGCAAAGTTTCGAGATTGGCGGGCAGCGACTGATGGAAAGATTCATGCGCAATGATCCGCTTTCGCAGGGTGACAGCAAAAATCTTTACAATTATTTTGAAGAAAAACTGATCCCGCTTGCCAATGCCGTCCACCAGTATTCCCCGGATAAGCTGGTGGGGTCTTCCGGGACATTCGACACGTTGGTGGACATTGATTTCCATTTCCGCACCAATGAAAGGCCTCCGAAAAACCAAACTGATTTCTCATTGGCACTGGAAGAATTTTACCGTGCATATGCACTCATTCTCACCGGAAATCATGACGAAAGAATGCAGATCCCGGGCATGATCGAACTGCGTGTGGACATGATCGTGGTTGCAGTTTGCCTGATAGACTATGTACTCAAAAGCTACGGAATCAAGAAGATACAAGTTTCAAGCTATGCATTAAAAGAAGGCGTTCTTGCCGAAGTGCTGGCCGAAAAGACAGCTTAA
- a CDS encoding zinc-dependent metalloprotease produces the protein MRLIRYFLFVGITFLFTTTTYAQKKKKKEKQEDVKIEKAVDAVATAVKEKLKDDKKKGPKAFKDLIDTSAVSQKGMISVHKMDEKWYFEIPDSLLDKDIMAVTRYAKTAAGGGIFGGEEVNRQMIRWEKGMDHNLLLRSVTVVVASPDSTKPIFQAVKNSNSDPIIGVFEIKAVKKEPGAKSSVIDVTDFFNADNQVFSLSSVSKQLLKLTSFKKEASYIEKIRAFPINTEIRTVKTFSVTPQLLSTSPTPSIGQYLPSGLDAGVVTMEMNTSLILLPEKPMRKRIFDSRVGYFANQYAIFGEESQRSDTEVFAVRWRLEPKNAEDAKKQRDGELIEPKKPIVYYIDPATPEKWRKYLKAGVDDWQEAFEKAGWKNAIRGEYWPENDTTMSLEDARYSVIRYFAADIQNAYGPNVHDPRSGEILESHIGWYHNVMRLLRNWYIIQAGAVDPKARTKKFDDELMGQLVRFVSSHEIGHTLGLRHNMGASSATPVEKLRDKEWIEKHGHTASIMDYARFNYVAQPEDSITNLFPRIGDYDKWAIQWGYSNFLDAKDAKTEKMLLNEMTKEAYKDSRLHFGTEISPYDPRYQTEDLSDNAMKASEYGIKNLKRILPNLIEWSREDGESYKELDEIYNNVIQQYRRYLGHVMKNVGGIYDNPTTYDMEGSTFETVPKSTQKEAVVFLNNQLFKTPTWLLDQNILSKIKPETGVEAIKALQEYALTTLFAGDRAVRLMETGISSKNYTLDDMFTDLESGIWSETKTGKSIDLHRRNLQKVYIEKLVDLLKPGKVNVQSVPVGITYGFSTRVVELEKTDLPSVARAHLESLKATLQPAITKSTDKITKYHLQDVLQRIKMALDPK, from the coding sequence ATGAGATTAATTCGTTATTTCCTCTTTGTAGGAATCACATTTCTGTTTACCACAACCACCTACGCACAAAAGAAGAAAAAGAAAGAAAAGCAGGAAGACGTCAAGATCGAAAAAGCCGTGGACGCCGTGGCCACCGCAGTAAAAGAGAAACTCAAAGACGACAAAAAGAAGGGCCCCAAGGCTTTCAAAGACCTCATTGACACCAGCGCGGTGAGCCAGAAAGGCATGATTTCTGTTCACAAAATGGACGAGAAATGGTATTTCGAAATCCCTGATTCACTGCTGGACAAAGACATTATGGCTGTAACGCGCTATGCCAAAACAGCTGCCGGCGGGGGGATTTTTGGAGGAGAAGAGGTCAACCGGCAAATGATCCGCTGGGAAAAAGGGATGGACCATAATCTATTATTGCGTTCCGTAACAGTGGTCGTTGCGAGTCCCGACAGCACCAAGCCAATTTTCCAGGCTGTTAAAAACTCAAACTCAGATCCTATTATCGGGGTTTTTGAAATAAAAGCTGTTAAAAAAGAGCCTGGTGCAAAGTCGTCTGTCATTGATGTGACGGACTTCTTTAATGCTGATAATCAGGTTTTTTCACTAAGCTCGGTCAGCAAGCAGCTTTTGAAATTGACATCATTTAAAAAGGAAGCTTCCTACATTGAGAAAATCCGGGCGTTTCCCATTAATACAGAAATCCGGACCGTTAAAACATTTTCTGTAACGCCGCAGCTGCTCTCTACTTCTCCTACCCCGTCCATCGGTCAGTATTTACCGTCCGGGCTCGATGCTGGCGTTGTGACTATGGAAATGAACACTTCCCTGATCCTGCTGCCTGAAAAGCCGATGCGGAAAAGGATTTTCGACAGTCGGGTGGGTTATTTTGCAAATCAATATGCCATTTTCGGAGAAGAATCGCAGCGCTCTGATACAGAAGTTTTTGCGGTAAGATGGCGTTTAGAGCCTAAAAATGCAGAAGATGCTAAAAAGCAGCGCGACGGCGAATTGATTGAGCCTAAAAAACCAATCGTTTATTACATTGATCCTGCCACACCTGAAAAATGGCGCAAATATTTGAAAGCCGGAGTTGATGACTGGCAGGAAGCATTTGAAAAAGCAGGCTGGAAAAATGCGATCCGCGGCGAATACTGGCCCGAAAACGACACAACCATGAGCCTGGAAGATGCGCGTTATTCCGTGATCCGCTACTTCGCTGCCGACATTCAGAATGCGTACGGGCCCAATGTGCATGATCCGAGAAGCGGTGAGATTCTGGAAAGCCACATTGGCTGGTATCACAATGTCATGCGTTTGCTGCGCAACTGGTACATTATCCAGGCTGGCGCGGTGGATCCAAAAGCCCGCACCAAGAAGTTCGATGATGAGCTTATGGGCCAGCTTGTGCGCTTCGTTTCTTCGCATGAGATCGGGCATACGCTGGGATTAAGGCATAATATGGGTGCGAGCTCGGCTACACCTGTCGAGAAATTGCGTGACAAAGAATGGATTGAAAAGCATGGCCATACGGCTTCTATCATGGATTATGCCCGCTTTAATTACGTGGCCCAGCCCGAGGACAGCATTACCAATCTGTTCCCGAGAATCGGGGATTACGACAAATGGGCGATTCAATGGGGTTACAGCAATTTCTTGGACGCCAAGGATGCGAAGACTGAAAAAATGCTTTTGAATGAAATGACCAAAGAGGCTTACAAAGATTCCCGACTGCATTTCGGAACGGAGATCAGCCCGTATGACCCGCGTTATCAAACCGAAGATCTGAGCGATAATGCGATGAAAGCTTCTGAGTATGGCATTAAAAATTTAAAAAGAATTCTTCCCAACCTGATCGAATGGAGCCGCGAGGACGGTGAAAGTTATAAGGAGCTGGATGAAATTTACAACAATGTTATACAGCAATATCGTCGCTATCTTGGCCACGTGATGAAGAATGTGGGCGGGATTTACGATAACCCTACCACATATGACATGGAGGGATCGACTTTTGAAACTGTGCCAAAATCGACTCAGAAAGAAGCAGTTGTATTCCTTAACAATCAGTTGTTCAAAACGCCGACCTGGTTATTAGACCAGAATATTTTAAGTAAAATCAAACCAGAAACCGGTGTCGAAGCGATCAAAGCATTGCAGGAATATGCATTAACGACGCTCTTCGCAGGCGACAGGGCGGTCAGACTGATGGAAACCGGAATTTCAAGCAAGAATTATACGCTGGACGATATGTTTACAGACCTGGAAAGTGGCATTTGGTCAGAAACGAAAACGGGCAAAAGCATTGACCTGCATCGCAGAAATCTTCAAAAAGTGTATATCGAAAAATTGGTTGATCTGCTGAAACCTGGCAAAGTCAATGTGCAATCCGTACCGGTTGGCATTACGTATGGATTTTCTACGCGGGTTGTTGAACTTGAAAAAACGGATTTGCCTTCCGTTGCGAGGGCACATTTGGAAAGTCTGAAAGCAACATTACAACCTGCTATCACGAAATCGACGGATAAAATTACGAAGTATCATTTGCAGGATGTTTTGCAACGGATCAAGATGGCGCTGGACCCGAAATAA
- a CDS encoding peptidoglycan DD-metalloendopeptidase family protein, giving the protein MLTLREILEKQNGFAPVIHSAKPFKKLDFSESNEALVQRDLSETSVFSQFVFDEMLENNAFTGIGGYAENRIIYRQRKHFNNADNQPRSIHLGTDIWANAGEPIYAPLDATVHSFAFNDHYGDYGPTIILAHALNNVVFYTLYGHLSLDSLEGLYVGKNISANEKFAAIGSYPENGDWPPHLHFQIIKDMGNYQGDFPGVSSIQDSEHYLNLCPDPNLIFEDSGKLFSNLTLTPLQVR; this is encoded by the coding sequence ATGCTTACACTTCGAGAAATTCTGGAAAAGCAAAATGGCTTTGCGCCTGTCATTCATAGCGCGAAGCCGTTTAAAAAGCTGGATTTTTCTGAATCCAATGAAGCGCTTGTGCAAAGGGATTTATCCGAAACTTCGGTTTTCTCTCAATTTGTATTTGATGAAATGCTTGAAAATAATGCTTTCACAGGGATTGGCGGCTACGCAGAGAATCGCATTATCTATCGGCAGCGAAAACATTTCAATAACGCAGACAACCAACCAAGGAGCATTCATCTCGGCACGGACATTTGGGCAAATGCCGGAGAACCCATTTATGCACCGCTAGACGCAACCGTCCACAGTTTTGCCTTCAACGACCATTATGGCGATTACGGCCCAACAATTATTCTCGCTCATGCATTAAATAATGTCGTCTTCTACACACTTTACGGGCATCTGTCACTGGATTCACTGGAAGGATTATATGTCGGCAAAAATATTTCAGCCAACGAAAAATTCGCAGCCATAGGCTCCTACCCCGAAAACGGCGACTGGCCACCGCATCTGCATTTCCAGATTATCAAAGACATGGGTAACTATCAAGGCGACTTCCCCGGCGTAAGCAGCATTCAGGACAGCGAACATTATTTAAATCTCTGTCCTGATCCAAATTTGATTTTTGAGGATAGCGGAAAACTGTTCAGCAACTTAACCCTTACTCCGCTCCAAGTTCGGTAG
- a CDS encoding MFS transporter produces the protein MKSTEQNPIAVDSPTAINTSQTVFPILLALSFCHLLNDTMQSLIPSIYPMVKESFQLNFTQIGLITFTFQVSASVLQPVVGAYTDKRPQPFALAVGMCFTLLGLISLSLANSFNLVLLSVGLIGVGSAVFHPEASRVARMASGGKHGMAQSLFQVGGNAGSSLGPLLAALILLPYGRFQVIWFSLVALLAIVILSWVGGWYKQSLIHVAAKKVEKAHQESHLSKGKIVFAIGILLLLIFSKYIYMASISSYFTFYLIDKFGVSIQNSQIYLFAFLFAVAAGTFIGGPVGDRIGRKYVIWISILGAAPFALLLPYVNLFWTGVLSCIIGLILSSAFSAILVYAQELIPGKVGMIAGLFFGFAFGIAGIGSAILGSVADKTSIEYVFWICSFLPLIGLLTGFLPNLERSKG, from the coding sequence ATGAAATCTACTGAACAAAATCCCATTGCTGTTGACTCACCGACAGCAATAAATACTTCGCAAACAGTTTTCCCGATTTTGCTTGCGTTAAGCTTCTGTCATTTGCTGAATGACACGATGCAGTCCTTAATCCCTTCCATTTACCCGATGGTTAAGGAATCTTTTCAATTGAATTTTACCCAGATAGGGCTGATCACATTCACATTTCAAGTGAGCGCTTCTGTACTGCAACCTGTGGTAGGCGCTTACACCGACAAGCGTCCGCAACCCTTCGCGTTGGCTGTTGGAATGTGTTTTACATTGCTGGGACTCATCTCATTATCTCTTGCGAACAGCTTTAATCTTGTTTTGCTTTCAGTTGGGTTGATCGGCGTCGGTTCAGCGGTTTTCCATCCTGAGGCTTCCCGCGTGGCGCGTATGGCTTCGGGCGGTAAGCACGGCATGGCGCAGTCGCTGTTCCAGGTGGGCGGTAATGCGGGGAGTTCGCTGGGGCCTTTGCTGGCAGCATTGATTCTGTTGCCTTATGGACGTTTTCAGGTGATTTGGTTTTCGCTGGTTGCGCTTCTGGCGATTGTTATTTTATCCTGGGTAGGCGGCTGGTATAAGCAAAGTCTAATCCATGTCGCTGCGAAAAAAGTCGAAAAAGCACATCAGGAATCGCATTTGTCAAAAGGGAAAATCGTGTTTGCGATTGGTATTTTGCTGCTGCTAATTTTTTCGAAATACATTTACATGGCCAGTATTTCGAGCTATTTCACTTTTTACCTGATTGACAAGTTTGGTGTGTCCATCCAGAATTCACAGATATATCTTTTCGCTTTCTTATTTGCAGTCGCTGCTGGAACATTCATCGGCGGGCCGGTTGGCGATAGGATCGGCCGGAAATACGTGATCTGGATATCGATTTTAGGCGCAGCCCCGTTTGCCTTGCTGCTTCCTTACGTCAATCTGTTCTGGACGGGCGTATTAAGCTGCATTATCGGGCTCATTCTTTCCTCAGCCTTTTCCGCGATCCTGGTCTATGCACAAGAGCTTATTCCAGGTAAAGTCGGCATGATTGCAGGGCTGTTCTTCGGCTTCGCTTTCGGCATTGCAGGAATCGGATCGGCCATTCTGGGAAGCGTTGCTGACAAAACCAGCATTGAATATGTCTTCTGGATCTGTTCCTTTTTACCGCTTATCGGCTTGCTGACAGGGTTTCTACCGAACTTGGAGCGGAGTAAGGGTTAA